The following proteins are co-located in the Candidatus Omnitrophota bacterium genome:
- a CDS encoding 4Fe-4S binding protein, with protein MRNISLFISLRRITQIFFLFLSIGFIRKILYFDPLLSLSLIFSTRNLAKSFFVSLFILIFTIVLGRFFCGWFCPLGTLNQAVSYISKKLFFKRRKELYHPAQKIKYFITIVLLLLAIFRINLAGLFSPVVIFYRGFYLIGRALFSLFIFLNKYLNIFSIDRIFYWLECNIADFSPQSTRLISVVSLGFIMILAFNLFTTRFWCRFLCPLGGFLGVISRKSILHILGKGNCTGCLRCIEFCQGTCNPHLKEKWVKQECLFCMHCLNCPEKNLQLGTRISKAHLQRLNYQKVDFSRREFLYTLGGSVLFYPLLKFGFKRSISLKVIRPPGAIEENDFLNQCIRCQACIKHCPTQFLQPLLFARGISSLFTPYGNGRIGYCKYTCHLCGIVCPTGALKNLTLSQKQKFKIGTAFIDKKRCLVYEKGINCLACYRHCPLQDKAIISVNIGRGLSGPEIVPESCIGCALCENICPAEAIKTKAI; from the coding sequence GTGAGGAACATATCGCTTTTTATTTCTCTGCGCCGAATAACCCAGATATTTTTCCTCTTTCTTTCTATCGGTTTTATTAGAAAAATTCTTTACTTTGATCCTCTGCTTAGTCTTTCTTTGATTTTTTCAACACGCAATTTGGCAAAATCATTTTTTGTCTCTCTTTTTATTTTAATTTTCACCATTGTTCTGGGAAGATTCTTCTGCGGTTGGTTTTGTCCCTTAGGCACTTTAAACCAAGCGGTTTCCTATATTTCAAAAAAGTTATTCTTCAAAAGAAGGAAGGAGCTTTATCATCCTGCCCAGAAAATAAAATATTTTATAACTATTGTTCTTTTGCTTTTAGCCATTTTTAGAATAAATCTTGCTGGGCTCTTTAGCCCTGTGGTTATTTTTTATCGCGGGTTTTATCTTATCGGCAGGGCGCTTTTTTCTCTATTTATTTTCCTGAATAAATATTTAAATATTTTTTCTATTGACCGCATCTTTTATTGGTTGGAGTGCAATATTGCAGATTTTTCTCCTCAATCTACGCGGTTAATTTCTGTGGTTAGTTTAGGGTTTATTATGATTTTGGCATTTAATTTATTTACCACGCGTTTCTGGTGTCGCTTCTTATGTCCGTTAGGAGGGTTTTTAGGGGTTATTTCCCGCAAAAGTATATTGCATATTCTAGGAAAGGGAAATTGCACTGGTTGTTTAAGATGTATAGAATTTTGCCAAGGGACTTGCAATCCCCACCTAAAAGAGAAATGGGTTAAACAGGAGTGTCTCTTTTGTATGCATTGTCTAAATTGTCCAGAAAAGAATTTGCAGTTGGGCACAAGGATATCTAAAGCCCACTTGCAGCGGTTGAATTATCAAAAAGTTGATTTTAGCCGGAGAGAATTTCTTTATACTCTGGGAGGGAGTGTTCTTTTTTATCCTTTGCTTAAATTCGGTTTTAAAAGAAGTATATCTTTGAAGGTCATTCGTCCCCCTGGAGCTATTGAAGAAAATGATTTTTTAAATCAATGTATCCGCTGTCAGGCCTGTATTAAACATTGTCCCACGCAATTTCTTCAGCCTCTTTTATTTGCAAGGGGTATTTCGTCTTTATTTACTCCCTATGGCAATGGTAGGATTGGCTATTGTAAATACACTTGCCATCTCTGTGGTATCGTTTGCCCTACGGGTGCGCTTAAGAATTTAACTCTTTCCCAGAAACAAAAATTTAAGATTGGGACTGCCTTTATTGATAAAAAACGTTGTCTTGTGTATGAGAAAGGAATAAATTGTTTAGCCTGTTATCGGCATTGTCCTCTTCAGGATAAGGCGATTATTTCTGTGAATATAGGAAGAGGTTTATCTGGACCAGAAATAGTTCCTGAAAGTTGTATTGGCTGTGCTCTGTGTGAGAACATTTGTCCCGCAGAAGCTATAAAGACTAAAGCAATTTAG
- a CDS encoding prepilin-type N-terminal cleavage/methylation domain-containing protein: protein MFKNKGFTLIELLIVIAIIGILAAAILPRFTSFNIQARTNTTRSNLAALRGALIQYRANEGDWPSNLTALVPVYIEKIPLELLSSATGSSSVTIANTSDAAGMSNTALRNATASGWIYGNYNATGDSTSKGRTILPARTVAADGSTSTNDW from the coding sequence ATGTTTAAAAACAAAGGTTTTACCTTGATTGAGTTGTTGATTGTTATTGCCATTATTGGTATTTTGGCCGCAGCAATTTTGCCCCGCTTTACCTCTTTCAATATTCAAGCAAGAACCAATACCACGCGGTCTAATTTAGCTGCCTTGCGTGGTGCCTTAATTCAGTATCGCGCCAATGAAGGAGACTGGCCTTCCAACTTAACGGCATTAGTTCCGGTATATATTGAAAAGATTCCCCTTGAATTGCTTTCTTCTGCTACCGGAAGTAGCAGTGTAACAATTGCCAATACTTCTGACGCTGCCGGGATGAGTAACACCGCCTTAAGGAATGCTACTGCCAGCGGTTGGATTTATGGTAATTATAATGCCACCGGCGATTCTACTTCTAAAGGTAGAACCATTCTTCCCGCAAGAACAGTGGCTGCAGATGGTTCTACGAGCACTAATGATTGGTAG
- a CDS encoding prepilin-type N-terminal cleavage/methylation domain-containing protein, which yields MIAGFTLIELLIVIAIIGILASAVLPRFTSFNIQARTATTRANLSALRGALIQYRAAEGDWPSNLTALVPVYIERIPYELISNATGNNNVIVANTSDAAGMSNTALRNATAGGWIYGNYNATGDSTSKGRTILPARTVAADGSTTTNDW from the coding sequence TTGATAGCAGGTTTTACTTTAATTGAATTACTAATTGTTATTGCCATTATTGGCATTTTAGCTTCTGCAGTTTTACCCCGCTTTACCTCTTTTAATATCCAGGCACGGACGGCTACTACGCGCGCAAACCTTTCTGCTTTAAGAGGGGCTTTGATTCAATATCGTGCTGCCGAAGGAGACTGGCCTTCCAACTTAACGGCATTAGTTCCGGTATATATTGAAAGGATTCCTTATGAATTAATTTCTAATGCTACAGGTAATAACAATGTGATAGTTGCCAATACTTCTGACGCTGCCGGGATGAGTAACACCGCCTTAAGGAATGCTACTGCCGGCGGTTGGATTTATGGTAATTATAATGCCACCGGCGATTCTACTTCTAAAGGTAGAACCATTCTTCCCGCAAGAACAGTGGCTGCAGATGGTTCTACTACCACCAATGATTGGTAG